One window of Mucilaginibacter inviolabilis genomic DNA carries:
- a CDS encoding DUF4266 domain-containing protein, with product MKKLPLIKLLLVGSIPALGLSSCSSVKAYQKNRLNDAEMELSARKSQKFEQSFQLYREGGSGANGGKSGGGCGCN from the coding sequence ATGAAAAAGTTACCCCTCATTAAATTATTGCTGGTTGGTAGTATACCGGCTCTTGGATTAAGTTCCTGCTCATCAGTAAAAGCGTATCAAAAGAACAGGTTAAACGACGCGGAAATGGAGTTATCTGCTCGTAAATCGCAGAAGTTTGAGCAAAGTTTTCAACTGTATCGTGAAGGCGGTTCGGGGGCTAATGGCGGAAAAAGCGGCGGCGGCTGTGGATGTAACTAA
- a CDS encoding TonB-dependent receptor domain-containing protein, producing the protein MKICLPLGCLIFIFSYISSSAQNANIKGKVTDAKSKSSVEYASVTLFKSADSTLVSGQVTGTNGEFHFTKIPRGNYRIKIIFIGYETRFIKGITIEDGQQLDLGQVPISPSGKMLNEVAISGQKITALNKIDKQSYKAGQFESAKGGSAIDVLKNLPSVTVNSEGDISVRGSAGFMVLINGKPVLVDAQTVLTQLPANAIDNIELITAPSAKYDPDGRGGIINIVTKKGTADGLTLTANAQGGLPSTTDYGNLEKPKRFGGDATINYRKNKWDISIGGNYTRNDNEGYREGYVYTKNFSNNTITRFPSNGERSFDRYSYAGRASISYTADLNNVISVGLYSGKRYQARLADLLYNNTTSNLNTNALIKSTTYYNSNLQTKEGAFNLGNVDYTHTFTDKSTLTAGLLYEHDNLYGATQNRNLRYPNTADTIQYVNNPYKRPISAYRLKLDYSVNIGKGKLESGYQFRHDIQDGIFDYFVTPATSQPDLDKFSGSIHAQNNINSFYSQYSGKIQKLEYVGGLRYEYAARMVNLSYDPSPHILNLSNLFPSASLLYHINEGWNLKAAYSRRVQRNSNLELNPIPEREHSETLEQGDPDLLPEFIDLAELGMNRSFTKGSFFTTLYYQHIKNPIQRLNSVYADTILNRVYTNAGSARLFGLEAGMNLSPFKWWSIYLGGNLYNYKIHGNIAILNEPFIISNTKWAYSVNGNTSFQLSETVSLQANVNYLSKRPTAQGEDGQFFVPNTAVKKTFMKGRLSASLLWQNMNMGILGANKQRITTAGSNFYTTTNYISETDVLLINLSFNLNRFTSKLKLPTSETGDKEF; encoded by the coding sequence ATGAAAATATGTTTACCTCTTGGCTGTCTTATTTTTATCTTTTCTTATATAAGTTCATCCGCCCAAAATGCTAATATTAAAGGTAAGGTAACGGATGCCAAAAGCAAATCTTCGGTAGAATATGCGAGTGTTACTTTATTCAAATCCGCCGACTCCACACTGGTTTCCGGACAAGTCACCGGCACCAATGGAGAGTTCCATTTTACAAAAATACCGAGAGGCAACTACCGTATAAAAATTATCTTCATCGGTTATGAAACCAGATTTATCAAAGGAATTACTATAGAGGATGGCCAGCAATTAGATTTAGGCCAGGTTCCGATAAGTCCTTCGGGTAAGATGCTTAATGAGGTTGCTATTTCAGGTCAAAAAATAACAGCATTAAATAAAATTGATAAGCAAAGCTATAAAGCGGGGCAGTTTGAATCAGCCAAAGGCGGCTCAGCTATTGATGTATTAAAAAATCTGCCATCGGTGACTGTCAATTCTGAAGGCGACATTAGCGTACGGGGATCGGCGGGGTTTATGGTATTGATCAACGGCAAACCCGTTCTGGTCGATGCCCAAACCGTACTAACGCAATTACCAGCCAATGCCATTGATAACATAGAACTGATTACCGCTCCATCTGCCAAATATGATCCGGACGGCCGGGGCGGCATCATCAATATCGTTACAAAAAAGGGTACCGCCGATGGTCTAACCCTGACGGCCAATGCGCAGGGCGGGCTGCCCAGTACCACCGACTATGGTAACCTGGAAAAGCCGAAACGATTTGGAGGCGACGCTACCATTAATTACAGAAAAAATAAGTGGGATATTTCGATAGGGGGCAATTATACCCGGAATGATAATGAGGGCTACAGGGAAGGCTATGTTTATACTAAAAACTTCAGCAATAACACGATCACCCGTTTTCCATCTAACGGGGAAAGAAGTTTTGACAGATATAGTTATGCAGGAAGAGCATCTATAAGTTATACTGCCGACCTAAACAATGTGATTTCAGTAGGACTTTATAGTGGCAAAAGATACCAGGCGCGTCTGGCCGACTTGCTATATAACAATACCACCTCAAACCTAAACACCAATGCCCTTATCAAAAGCACAACCTATTATAACTCAAACCTGCAAACAAAGGAGGGTGCCTTTAATTTGGGTAATGTTGACTATACACACACCTTTACCGATAAGTCGACCCTGACGGCGGGCTTGCTTTATGAACATGATAACCTGTATGGGGCAACCCAAAACCGTAATTTAAGGTACCCAAATACGGCAGATACCATACAATATGTGAACAACCCCTACAAAAGACCAATAAGCGCTTACCGGTTGAAACTGGATTACAGTGTGAACATTGGCAAGGGAAAACTGGAGAGCGGTTACCAATTCAGGCATGATATCCAGGACGGCATCTTTGATTATTTTGTAACACCGGCTACTTCTCAACCTGATCTGGACAAGTTTAGCGGGAGTATTCATGCCCAAAATAATATCAATTCGTTTTACAGCCAATACTCCGGTAAAATACAAAAGCTTGAATACGTAGGCGGTTTGCGTTATGAGTATGCTGCGCGTATGGTTAACCTGTCATATGATCCTAGCCCGCATATCTTGAACCTGTCTAATTTATTTCCTTCGGCCAGTTTGCTGTATCATATCAATGAGGGCTGGAACCTGAAAGCAGCTTACAGCCGACGGGTACAGCGCAACAGCAACCTGGAGTTAAATCCCATACCCGAGCGTGAGCACTCTGAAACACTGGAACAGGGTGATCCTGATCTGCTGCCGGAATTTATTGACCTTGCAGAATTGGGGATGAACCGAAGTTTTACCAAAGGATCCTTTTTTACCACCTTGTATTATCAGCATATTAAAAACCCCATACAACGGCTTAACAGTGTATATGCTGATACCATCCTGAACCGTGTATATACCAATGCCGGAAGTGCCAGGTTATTCGGGCTGGAAGCGGGGATGAATTTATCACCTTTTAAATGGTGGAGTATTTATTTGGGCGGCAACCTGTATAATTACAAAATTCACGGGAACATCGCTATTTTAAATGAGCCTTTTATCATCTCCAATACCAAATGGGCTTATTCGGTTAATGGTAATACCAGCTTTCAGCTCAGCGAAACAGTTAGTCTGCAAGCCAACGTGAACTATCTTTCTAAAAGACCCACAGCCCAGGGAGAAGATGGACAGTTTTTTGTGCCGAATACCGCCGTGAAAAAAACATTCATGAAAGGACGCTTATCTGCCTCACTGCTTTGGCAAAACATGAACATGGGAATATTGGGCGCCAACAAGCAACGTATTACGACTGCCGGTTCTAATTTTTATACAACCACAAATTATATCTCTGAAACGGACGTACTCCTGATCAATCTTAGTTTTAACTTAAACAGGTTTACCAGTAAATTGAAATTACCAACCAGCGAAACAGGCGATAAAGAGTTTTAA
- a CDS encoding sensor histidine kinase: MKLSAHYTRTSIYITLTVLLAGAVIYYFAINYIAQQQLDQGLQQQLIEAEEYVRSSNLNPQQYDLDRDHAVFTRTNEQKLQKRFFDTTYFNPKEQRKEAGRAVEDLVELKDTNYKVVITISRAGQKYLIEVITIITLVLLAGLLLVLFIINKYMLNGLWKPFQLTLKEIKQFNIADVDQFKGKPSKVDEFAELNEAIREMSLRVTYDYLNLKQFTENASHEMMTPLAVVTTKLDTLIQDETLSAGQLEQITDIYSSINKSSRLNQSLLLLAKLENKLITDNESINLETVLPEKMLQFQELMQTKDLSFEHNLQPKQVLASKYLIDILLNNLFSNAIRHNNSGGVIIIELNGEQLSIKNTGANHSLNEDLIFERFQKGKESQGTGLGLTLVKNICQHYGYDIHYTYDSGQHTFILKF; this comes from the coding sequence ATGAAATTATCGGCACATTATACCAGGACGAGTATTTATATTACCTTGACCGTCTTACTGGCCGGGGCCGTCATCTATTATTTTGCTATTAATTACATTGCCCAGCAACAATTGGATCAGGGACTTCAGCAGCAATTGATAGAAGCAGAGGAGTATGTGAGGAGCAGCAACCTGAATCCGCAACAATATGACCTCGACCGAGACCATGCCGTATTTACCAGAACCAATGAGCAGAAATTGCAGAAACGTTTTTTTGATACTACATATTTTAACCCAAAAGAGCAGAGGAAAGAAGCAGGACGTGCCGTTGAAGACCTGGTCGAATTAAAAGATACGAATTACAAAGTTGTTATCACCATTTCCAGAGCGGGGCAAAAATATCTCATAGAAGTTATTACCATCATTACATTGGTGCTGCTTGCTGGCCTGTTATTGGTGTTATTTATCATCAATAAGTATATGCTCAATGGGCTTTGGAAGCCATTTCAGTTGACTTTGAAAGAGATCAAGCAGTTCAATATCGCAGATGTTGACCAGTTTAAAGGAAAACCAAGTAAGGTGGATGAATTTGCTGAACTCAACGAGGCTATTAGAGAAATGTCGTTAAGGGTAACCTATGATTACCTGAACCTAAAGCAATTTACGGAGAATGCCTCCCACGAAATGATGACGCCTTTGGCTGTAGTGACCACAAAGTTGGATACGTTAATCCAGGACGAAACCTTAAGTGCCGGGCAATTGGAGCAGATCACGGACATTTACAGCTCAATCAATAAATCCAGCCGACTTAATCAATCGTTATTATTGCTGGCCAAACTGGAGAATAAATTGATTACCGATAACGAGTCAATTAATCTGGAGACTGTGCTGCCTGAAAAAATGCTGCAATTTCAGGAGCTGATGCAAACTAAAGACCTTTCGTTTGAGCATAACTTACAACCAAAACAGGTGCTAGCCAGTAAATATCTGATCGATATCTTACTAAATAACCTCTTTAGTAATGCGATCAGGCATAATAACTCTGGCGGAGTAATTATTATTGAATTGAACGGAGAACAATTATCCATTAAGAATACCGGGGCAAATCATTCATTAAATGAGGATTTGATCTTCGAACGTTTTCAAAAAGGGAAAGAATCGCAGGGTACCGGTCTTGGATTAACGCTGGTTAAAAATATCTGTCAGCATTATGGTTATGATATTCACTACACCTATGATTCAGGGCAGCACACTTTTATCCTCAAGTTCTAA
- a CDS encoding thioredoxin family protein: protein MKLLTVFLFLFTSNLPKWLGDFNKAQIEAAAAHKLILVNFSGSDWCGPCIRLRKEILESEKFNDFASDHLVLVRADFPRQKKNQLSKEQVKLNEILADKYNPDGKFPFTLLVDERGKVLKEWDGFPDETVDQFINQIKPFANASH, encoded by the coding sequence ATGAAACTATTAACTGTCTTTCTTTTCCTATTTACAAGCAATCTCCCTAAATGGCTTGGCGATTTTAACAAAGCTCAAATTGAAGCGGCAGCAGCACATAAACTAATCCTCGTGAATTTCTCCGGATCCGATTGGTGTGGCCCATGCATAAGGTTGAGGAAGGAAATCCTGGAATCAGAAAAATTCAATGATTTTGCCTCAGATCACCTGGTTTTAGTACGTGCCGATTTTCCCCGGCAAAAGAAAAATCAACTGAGCAAAGAGCAGGTAAAGCTGAACGAAATCCTGGCCGACAAATATAACCCCGATGGTAAGTTCCCTTTTACATTGTTGGTTGATGAGCGTGGTAAGGTATTAAAAGAATGGGATGGATTTCCTGATGAAACCGTGGATCAGTTTATTAATCAAATCAAACCTTTTGCAAATGCCAGTCATTGA
- a CDS encoding response regulator transcription factor, whose amino-acid sequence MKILVIEDEQSLRENITNYLNVDGNICESCSALNPALQKLSDYDYDCVLLDIGLPDGEGFGVLQYLRSNQKNEGVLIISARNSLEDKLKGLDVGADDYLTKPFHLAELKARLMAVYRRKALNTNNKLIFNEIAIDVQGRTVEVNETAIVLTRKEYDMLLYFIANKGKVISKNAIAEHLWGDEMDMHDNFDFIYTHVKNLRRKLLDAGGKDYLTSIYGIGYKFVG is encoded by the coding sequence TTGAAAATCCTGGTAATAGAAGACGAGCAAAGTTTACGTGAGAATATCACAAACTATTTGAATGTAGATGGCAATATCTGCGAGAGCTGTAGCGCGCTAAATCCGGCCCTGCAGAAACTATCAGACTATGATTATGATTGTGTTTTGCTGGATATCGGGCTGCCTGACGGAGAAGGGTTCGGTGTACTGCAATACCTTCGGAGCAACCAGAAGAACGAAGGGGTATTAATAATATCTGCCAGAAACTCCCTGGAGGATAAATTAAAGGGACTGGATGTTGGAGCTGACGACTACCTGACCAAACCCTTTCATTTAGCAGAGCTCAAGGCCCGCCTGATGGCAGTTTATCGCCGAAAGGCTTTAAATACCAACAATAAGTTAATATTTAATGAGATTGCCATCGATGTACAGGGCCGGACGGTTGAGGTTAACGAAACCGCTATCGTCCTCACCAGGAAGGAGTATGACATGTTATTGTATTTTATTGCTAATAAAGGAAAAGTTATCTCTAAAAATGCTATTGCTGAACACTTATGGGGCGATGAGATGGATATGCATGATAACTTTGATTTTATTTATACACATGTCAAAAATCTGCGCAGGAAGTTATTGGATGCAGGTGGTAAGGACTATTTAACTTCTATTTATGGGATTGGTTATAAATTTGTAGGTTAA
- a CDS encoding cytochrome b/b6 domain-containing protein: MTIIIPVRKDVLHHGRIKKYSTSLRLWHWANTIVISGSLLTVLINSTIINERPVSALVKAELKNAGATVSDEQAGSVAHALGDSVWKIHIYFGYILVGLLLFRLALEFFQLADQKFIRKMKSAYRQFQTTKKNRELVKHELTVKAIYALFYILLLVMAVTGLFLAFEDLLAPFKSIRHSVKEVHGFCMYLILAFIFVHLTGVFLAERKDNKGIVSDMINGGGEA, encoded by the coding sequence ATGACAATTATAATACCTGTTCGTAAAGATGTCCTGCATCATGGGCGTATTAAAAAATATTCGACCTCACTGCGTCTATGGCATTGGGCAAATACCATCGTCATCAGCGGTTCACTACTTACAGTATTGATCAATTCGACCATTATCAATGAAAGGCCTGTATCTGCTTTAGTCAAAGCTGAATTAAAGAATGCCGGTGCCACGGTTAGCGATGAGCAGGCTGGTTCAGTTGCACACGCGCTTGGCGATAGCGTCTGGAAAATACACATCTATTTTGGGTATATATTAGTTGGTCTGCTTTTATTTCGCTTAGCTCTTGAGTTTTTTCAACTGGCCGATCAAAAGTTCATCCGTAAAATGAAAAGCGCTTACCGGCAATTTCAAACCACAAAAAAGAACAGAGAGCTGGTTAAACATGAGCTTACTGTAAAAGCTATTTATGCTTTGTTTTATATTTTGCTCCTGGTTATGGCCGTGACAGGTTTATTTTTGGCGTTTGAAGATCTATTAGCACCCTTCAAATCTATCAGACACAGCGTTAAAGAAGTGCATGGCTTTTGTATGTACCTGATTCTTGCTTTTATCTTTGTTCATCTTACCGGTGTTTTTTTAGCAGAACGTAAGGATAATAAGGGAATTGTTTCTGATATGATCAATGGCGGAGGTGAGGCATAA
- a CDS encoding helix-turn-helix domain-containing protein encodes MNAIPVKSKIASDQVLKISPFKEVIKPTVPHKHADYFELIVLSQGAGFHTIDDYTFDVTPPDIYFLKPGQTHCWDFSRIPKGFVILFREELLNSEGLEVVYQLPAHISLADGGILFELVKRFYQDYQSNTSLTILKTYLQLILLKILEQSGAFIQRDVTFNAVYYQFKSLVNENYQRIKKIQDYADLLKMPASRLNLICRNASGKTPSMLLNERILLESKTLLSNTPLSIKEIAATLDFSDTSHFVKFFKINTNLTPGLYRELAFASAKKSV; translated from the coding sequence ATGAATGCCATTCCTGTTAAATCAAAAATAGCATCAGATCAGGTTTTAAAAATCAGTCCGTTTAAGGAGGTGATCAAACCGACGGTGCCTCATAAACACGCGGACTATTTTGAACTGATCGTTTTAAGTCAGGGCGCGGGTTTTCATACTATTGATGACTACACATTTGACGTTACTCCGCCGGATATTTATTTTTTAAAGCCGGGGCAAACACATTGCTGGGATTTTTCAAGGATACCCAAAGGTTTTGTGATCCTGTTCAGAGAAGAATTATTAAATAGCGAAGGCTTAGAGGTGGTCTATCAGTTACCTGCCCATATTAGCCTGGCAGACGGCGGGATTCTTTTTGAATTAGTGAAACGGTTTTACCAGGATTATCAATCCAATACCTCACTAACCATATTGAAGACCTATTTGCAACTGATCCTGTTAAAAATCCTGGAACAGTCAGGTGCTTTTATCCAAAGGGATGTAACTTTTAACGCTGTTTACTATCAATTTAAAAGCCTGGTCAATGAAAACTATCAGCGGATAAAAAAGATACAGGATTATGCCGATCTGTTAAAAATGCCAGCGTCGCGCCTAAATTTAATCTGTAGGAACGCTTCAGGCAAAACCCCCTCCATGTTATTAAATGAGCGCATCCTGTTAGAATCCAAAACGCTGTTATCCAACACTCCGCTATCTATTAAAGAAATTGCGGCCACCCTTGACTTTTCCGATACCTCACACTTTGTTAAATTTTTCAAGATTAACACCAACTTAACGCCTGGCCTATATCGTGAATTGGCATTCGCATCAGCCAAAAAGAGTGTTTAA
- a CDS encoding FAD:protein FMN transferase encodes MPVIETIEKAQTVHKRILKLMGNRFEISVVSDDVDWADSRIDMAVAEISRIEKLLTTFSDDSQTNQINAAAGIEPVRVDLEVYQLIERSLKISELTQGAFDITYGSIDKSLWNFDVNMKALPDAETARRSVGLINYRNVILDPANVTVFLKEKGMRIGFGGIGKGYAADRAKIILQQNGVVSGIVNAAGDLITWGTQPNGHTWTIAIADPDKEMTPFSTLNISNMAIATSGNYEKYAIINGKKYSHTIDPKTGLPVSGIKSVSIICPSAEFADAMATPVTVMGIHVGLDLVNQLQQLACVIIDDENRLYTSRNINVKN; translated from the coding sequence ATGCCAGTCATTGAAACGATAGAAAAGGCACAAACCGTGCATAAGCGAATCCTGAAGCTAATGGGAAACAGGTTCGAGATCAGCGTGGTTAGCGATGATGTGGATTGGGCAGATAGCCGTATTGATATGGCTGTCGCCGAGATCAGCCGGATTGAAAAATTGCTAACTACTTTCAGTGATGATAGTCAGACCAACCAGATCAATGCAGCCGCAGGTATCGAACCAGTAAGAGTAGATCTCGAAGTCTACCAGTTGATAGAGCGTTCCCTTAAAATATCAGAGTTGACCCAGGGTGCATTCGATATCACGTACGGTTCGATAGATAAAAGTCTCTGGAACTTCGACGTCAACATGAAAGCATTGCCAGATGCTGAAACCGCGCGCCGATCCGTTGGACTGATTAATTACAGGAATGTCATTCTTGATCCTGCTAACGTAACAGTTTTCCTAAAAGAAAAAGGTATGCGCATTGGTTTTGGGGGTATCGGAAAAGGTTATGCAGCTGATCGCGCTAAAATTATTTTGCAACAAAATGGTGTAGTCAGCGGGATCGTGAATGCAGCTGGAGATTTAATCACCTGGGGTACACAACCCAACGGCCATACCTGGACGATAGCTATTGCCGACCCCGATAAGGAAATGACACCCTTTTCTACACTTAATATCAGCAATATGGCCATTGCTACATCCGGTAACTACGAGAAATACGCCATTATCAACGGTAAAAAATATTCCCATACCATTGATCCTAAAACCGGACTGCCGGTAAGTGGCATCAAAAGCGTGAGTATCATTTGTCCCAGCGCCGAGTTTGCTGATGCCATGGCCACGCCTGTAACAGTTATGGGTATCCACGTGGGGCTCGATCTGGTAAACCAACTACAACAACTCGCCTGCGTCATTATTGATGACGAGAACCGGCTTTACACCTCCAGAAATATTAACGTCAAAAATTAG
- a CDS encoding S1/P1 nuclease yields the protein MRKIIVPGIALAMTLALVSWGFKGHRAIATIAEKHLTANTAKAVNIYLKGVKMPEVSTWADENKDKTTAPWHYLNLPLGLSHEQFTDAVSKQGSDNIYSAILKEEAILKDQASSPEQKNEALKYLIHLVGDAHQPMHVSRKEDKGGNTIQLQFDGQGSNLHSLWDSKLIDHEGLSEAEIAVKYDWANAAQIKKWQADSPMEWLWESYRISTELYADIKPGQRVDDSYYQKYIPTVHLRIEQAGIRLAGELNRLLNDNPVKTAPFQAVSAPANPQANEVKLEEINDYVGKAVKVRGKVYSSKDIGSMTLVNLGAAYPNQLLTVVLKQGAKALTDKVKDQTISVQGTVITFKGKPEIVVTDSTQLQFDK from the coding sequence ATGAGAAAGATTATTGTGCCGGGGATCGCTCTGGCTATGACACTGGCCCTTGTATCCTGGGGATTTAAGGGGCACCGGGCCATCGCGACCATTGCAGAAAAGCATTTAACCGCTAATACCGCGAAAGCAGTGAACATCTACCTGAAAGGCGTAAAAATGCCGGAGGTCAGTACCTGGGCGGATGAGAACAAAGATAAGACCACGGCACCCTGGCATTACCTGAACCTGCCTTTAGGATTAAGCCATGAACAATTCACAGACGCGGTCAGCAAACAGGGAAGCGATAATATATATTCCGCTATCCTCAAAGAAGAAGCGATATTAAAAGATCAGGCCTCAAGCCCGGAGCAAAAGAACGAAGCGCTGAAATACCTGATCCACCTGGTGGGCGATGCCCACCAGCCGATGCACGTCAGCCGGAAGGAAGATAAAGGCGGGAATACCATACAATTGCAATTTGACGGGCAGGGCAGCAATCTCCACAGCCTCTGGGACAGCAAGCTGATCGATCACGAAGGCCTGAGCGAGGCGGAGATCGCTGTCAAATATGACTGGGCAAACGCTGCCCAGATCAAAAAATGGCAGGCGGACAGCCCAATGGAATGGCTTTGGGAAAGCTACCGGATCAGCACAGAGCTTTATGCCGATATCAAACCGGGACAACGCGTGGACGACAGCTATTATCAAAAATACATCCCAACGGTCCACCTGCGGATTGAGCAGGCAGGCATCCGTTTGGCAGGAGAGCTGAACAGGCTTTTGAACGACAATCCGGTCAAGACGGCTCCCTTTCAGGCAGTATCCGCCCCTGCGAACCCGCAGGCTAACGAAGTCAAACTCGAAGAGATCAATGACTATGTTGGTAAGGCCGTGAAGGTAAGAGGCAAAGTATATAGCAGCAAAGACATCGGCAGCATGACGCTCGTTAACCTGGGAGCTGCTTATCCCAATCAATTGCTTACCGTTGTGCTGAAACAGGGCGCCAAAGCCCTGACAGATAAAGTCAAAGACCAGACCATCAGCGTACAAGGAACAGTGATCACGTTCAAGGGCAAACCCGAAATTGTCGTTACCGACAGCACACAGCTGCAGTTCGATAAATAA
- a CDS encoding DUF3570 domain-containing protein has translation MRKIYLCVAALYLGIVASHAQTKTLPVKDTSNYEARKLKIEEINIISAYYHQDGNNSAVTGGIGTEKLTDFANTFDLQLSKYGASGKKHTFTFELGVDHYTSASSDKIDPNSISSASRQDTRVYPSLNWTVSNDKTGNAFGLTGSYSHEFDYQSFGGGINLTRVSKDKNTQFDFKGMVFLDTWKVILPVELRPPGYGSGSDREDKGPVDHSPRNSFSTSFSLSQVLTSRLQALLIIEPSYQHGLLATKYQRDYFTDGSERVENLPGSRYKLPIAVRFNYFLDDHFVIRTFYRYYMDNWGIRAHTAEVEIPIKLTSFVSVSPYYRYNTQQGTRYFAPYGQHKPTDTYYTSDYDLSTLHSNFVGANIRLSPPTGVFGWQHFNSLEIRAGHYMRSTGLNSNIVTLAMKFK, from the coding sequence ATGAGAAAAATATACCTGTGTGTTGCCGCCCTATATTTAGGGATAGTTGCTTCACATGCGCAAACCAAAACATTACCTGTTAAAGATACCAGTAACTATGAAGCCCGCAAACTTAAAATTGAAGAGATCAATATCATTTCGGCTTACTATCACCAGGATGGCAATAATTCCGCGGTTACCGGCGGTATTGGTACAGAAAAACTGACTGACTTTGCCAATACCTTTGATCTGCAATTATCAAAATATGGTGCCAGCGGTAAAAAGCACACTTTTACATTTGAACTGGGTGTGGATCATTATACTTCGGCATCTTCTGACAAGATTGACCCGAACAGTATCTCCTCCGCCTCCAGGCAGGATACCCGTGTATACCCATCTTTGAACTGGACGGTTTCAAACGACAAAACCGGTAATGCTTTCGGGCTGACGGGATCTTATTCGCATGAGTTCGATTATCAGTCTTTCGGCGGTGGAATAAATCTTACAAGGGTGTCTAAAGATAAGAATACCCAGTTTGATTTTAAGGGCATGGTTTTCCTGGATACCTGGAAAGTGATATTACCGGTTGAGCTGCGACCGCCGGGCTATGGTTCAGGATCAGATCGTGAAGATAAAGGACCGGTCGATCATAGTCCGCGCAATTCATTCAGTACTTCGTTCTCCCTGTCACAGGTGCTGACATCGCGGCTGCAGGCCTTACTGATCATTGAACCATCTTATCAGCATGGCTTGCTGGCCACCAAATACCAGCGTGATTATTTTACCGATGGATCTGAACGGGTAGAAAATCTGCCGGGCAGCCGGTACAAGCTCCCTATAGCGGTGCGGTTTAATTACTTCCTGGATGATCATTTTGTGATCAGGACATTTTACCGGTATTATATGGATAACTGGGGCATCCGTGCACACACCGCAGAAGTGGAAATACCAATTAAGCTGACTTCATTTGTATCGGTGAGCCCTTATTACCGGTATAATACCCAGCAAGGCACGCGCTATTTCGCTCCTTACGGACAACATAAGCCTACGGATACCTATTACACCAGTGATTATGATCTTTCTACCTTACACAGCAATTTTGTTGGGGCCAATATCAGGCTATCACCTCCAACGGGGGTGTTTGGCTGGCAGCATTTCAATTCATTGGAGATCAGGGCCGGCCACTATATGCGCTCTACCGGCCTGAATTCGAATATTGTAACCCTGGCCATGAAGTTCAAATAG
- a CDS encoding single-stranded DNA-binding protein, translating into MLFTGRLTANAKVNAVKGDKQVINFTVAINQRWKNKAGEKKEKTAFVDCAYWRNSGVAEYLAKGTVVEISGWMEAQAYESQKDGLKAGLTCTCDTIKLFSSAAKAEPAADAKGKKAAGAGKGTGADDDLPF; encoded by the coding sequence ATGCTATTCACGGGAAGGTTAACCGCAAATGCTAAAGTCAATGCGGTTAAAGGGGACAAACAGGTAATCAATTTTACCGTAGCCATTAATCAAAGATGGAAAAACAAAGCGGGCGAAAAAAAGGAAAAGACCGCATTCGTTGATTGCGCCTACTGGCGCAACTCCGGCGTAGCCGAATACCTCGCCAAAGGCACAGTGGTGGAAATTTCGGGATGGATGGAAGCGCAAGCCTACGAAAGCCAAAAGGATGGTTTAAAGGCAGGGTTAACCTGCACCTGCGATACGATTAAACTGTTTTCATCAGCTGCCAAAGCGGAGCCCGCAGCAGATGCCAAAGGAAAGAAAGCAGCAGGCGCAGGCAAGGGGACAGGGGCTGACGACGACCTGCCATTTTAA